The sequence CTGCTTCCGCTCCAGATCTCACGCTCCCGACTTGCACAATGAGGGCAGGCCTTGCAACTCTCTGCTCTGTACGAAACTATCAGTAGGAGTGGCACATATATCTTCATGCCCCCTTGGAACCCGGCCTCCCGCATGGCCACATCTAATCTTGGAGTCTAGGAGCAAACTAAAACCGCCACATGAACGCCATGCCATTTTCGCACCAATATGATTGGCAGATTACGTGATAACTCACATCTAACCTTGGACTATAGGGCTATAGGAGCAAACTAAAAGTGACACATGAAGAACCCCATGCTATTTTCAGCACCAACGTGGTGCTACATGAATATAACAGATGCTGCTCATGcatctctctcactctctctaAATTTATGTGCCCTCACTACCAAACTACTGGTCTACCATTCCATTTCTTTTTTGCTGCATTTATTTTCCCACCCTCTTCTTTCCAGCACAAAATTTCCCTACTCCCTCCAAGAATAGGGCGCAGCATTGTCTCGACCAGTGATGTCGTGTTGATTTCATATAGACCTTATCTGTGTCTTTTGCAGGTCAACGAACCTCGACTCATGGACTCCAGATCAGCTGAAAATGATGGCGTTCGGAGGCAACAACCGGGCACATGCTTTCTTCAAGCAGCATGGATGGACTGATGGTGGCAAGGTTGAGGCGAAATACACATCAAGAGCTGCTGAACTGTACAGGCAGATGCTCAACAAGGAGGTCGCTAAGAGTGCCATTACCGATAATGCCCTGCCGTCCTCACCTGTCACTGCGTCTGAGGCTTCCAAGCCATCTGATGACTTTCCTGAATTCAAGCTCTCAGACGCACCAGCACCGCCGGCGGAGAATCTGAATGGGAAGCATGAACCCAAGTCCCCCAAAGCTGCTCCACGTTCACCAAAAGCTGCTACTCATCCCACCTTTGCCACTTCCGTGAAGAAGCCCATTGGCGCAAAGAAGGTTGGAGGCAAGACTGGAGGGCTTGGTGTTCGTAAACTCACAACAAAGGTGATGCTTGCAGACCAAATGAGCTAATTTGTGCTTCCCATGATTTTCATTTTGGACTAACCCCTGCCTTATATTTCAAATTGTACTGCAGCCAAATGAAAGCCTGTATGAGCAGAAACCAGAAGAGCCAAAACCTGCTATACCTGCCTTGACTGCTCCAACTGCAAAAGGTGGTCCATCCTTGCATTCACGTTTTGAATATGTGGATAACGAACAATCATCTGTTTCAAGAACCGGGGGATCTGGATCTCGTGTAACCGGTCATGTAGCACCACCAAAATCATCTGACTTCTTCCAAGAGTATGGGATGGGTAATGGATTCCAAAAGAAATCAAGCAACGCCTCAAAAGCTCAGGTACAAACTTTGTGATAGGTGACATAAAGATCCAATGTTGTATGCAAGTTTCCCCAGTTACATCAAACTATTTTGTGGTCTTAGTCTTTTCTAACAGTAGGAACCTTAACCTCTATGCAAACATTTGTGACCATTTTTTCTATGATTACATCCAGTTTTTTATGAGTTATTTTTGTTGATATACACTATTGTGCTTAATAGTGTAGCTTGCTTGAGGTGAAGTTATGATTTTTTATTTGCTCCCTGTTCCCTAGACAGTTTATGCCATTGGCCTGTCTACATATTATCATGATATCACAAAATGTTGGATACACTATACATGTTTATAATAATGCTGTGGACCAAAACATTATTTTTAAGTTGCTCTGATGTCATGTATAGATGCTTTTTTGGCTGCAATGAGCACTCCGATGTGGTTATAACTAGTGCTTTTGTAAATTCGTTACATCATTTTTTACTCCAGAAAGGTAAATATTGTGCAATTATGCTGAAATATTTTTCACCGGACAGATTTCCAGCTACTTTGTTATGTGCTCTGACTCTAGATTCTTTTCTTTACAGATTGAGGAAACTGATGAAGCAAGGAAAAAATTCTCTAATGCTAAGGCAATTTCGTCATCTCAGTTTTTTGGTACTCAaaacagagaagagaaagaggctcAGCTATCCCTTCAGAAATTCGCGGTGGGTTACTGGGTTTACTCTTTAATCACCATGTCATTGATATTCAAACTGAATTACTTGCTTGAAAAATCTATTGTTGAAATTTTGCCAAAAAAACCCGGCGGTAATCGAAGGGCATCCACTACTTGAATAATCCATTTTCAGAAGTTTGCTTCCTTCTTATATTTCATCTGTTTTGAACAGGGTTCTTCATCCATTTCAAGCTCTGATCTTTTTGGCCGTACCAATGTGGACGATTCTAACCTGGACCTAAGCGCTGCAGATCTCATCAACAGAATATCTTTCCAGGTAACTTGTTGGCATAACCTGTTGTTTCTTGGAATTTTAGCGTGTAGCACCATAGTTTGCATACGTTTTAAGCCACAATTGAACTATGAGTTAGCGGAAACGTGCTAAGGAAAAACCAATACCATGCAGAGACGTCGTGTGAAAGTTGCATAAAGTCAACAGTCTCATTTCCTGTCATGGTTTTGTAGGCGTCACAGGATCTGTCTTCACTCAAGGACATAGCTGGAGAGACTGGAAAGAAGCTGACATCTTTCGCCTCCAATTTCATCAGCGACCTGGACAGAATCCTTTGAGCAGGCGAGGCCATGCCAGCAAAGCATTTTTCCTACCTTGCACCAGAATTTCCCTTCTAGCTTGGATTGGGTCACGGACTCGCGGGTGCATCACCGACAGTTGAAAGTAGTTCTTGCACAGCTACAGCTTTGTAGAGGATTCCTATTACGCATTTGTATTTTGATCTTTGTTGTGAGAATTGAAGGTATTTTTATTCGTGAATACTTCACAACGGTGAAGCATACACTACAGTTTACATACGTTGAGGTTGCTTGTATCTTGGAAGGAAGGTTCATACTATGTCCTGTGCGTGTGGTAAATGAAAGATACTCTTGTCAAGGTTGACTGTCATGATAATGGAATTCGTATCTGGTCGTTTTCGTGCCGGCGTGTCTAAAGATTCAGCCAACAGCATGAGAAAGCTGACCAGATGTTTGCGGCTGTCCTTGAATTGCTTGTTTTCTCGTGAGCCACTGGAACTGGGCGATGACCAGTTTAAGATTCCGGCCAGTTTTCTGGCCAGGCTGCAAGAAGCAAGGCTTATGGCCGATAGAAACTCCATGGTGATTTTATCATTACTAGATCAGGCGGCGCCCTTCGGGCGCCCTATCCAAGGATGGTGAAGAATTCGACAATTCTAAGAAAATATTTTCTGGTATACAACATCAGATACGACAACTACaagagatccaaaaataataggtTGTTGTGCTATATTTATCATCCGCAACCGTGGCCATCAAATTCCATGAAAGTGCTCCAAGGTATGACCTTCTTTTATATCCAAAGAGAGGGACACAATAACTGACATTCCAAGATGCGGCGGAATGTGGTTGCCTCCCTAGAAAGCTTGGCCATATTGCGCACACAGATTCTGGACCAAAATTTGGGATCTCTAGCATCTTCCCTACAGCACGGGAGTATGTTTAGCAATCACCCACTTATTATATATGAAGAAAATACAGTCAATAAAAGAGCAAAACTAAAATTATATTACTCTGGTAGGCTGACTTCTCCCTTAATATTAACTATGCTCTCCCAAGAGGGGGCCACAGTGATAATGAAAGGGGAAGGGGGGTGCTCAGCCTTCTGGTCTTCCTGCACCAACTGGCTGTCAGCATCATTGGTACCCTGATCATCATTTTGCATCTTCTGAGGTTTGTAGTTTTCCAGTACAACTTGAACAACCTAAAAGATACAATAGAAAAAAAGAGCTAGTGAATCATTTGTGGTTGCAATCTGCTTGCAAAAGTGACAGTTTGGTAGTAACAAAATGAACATAAGCAATGAACCTTCCTTGCAAGAAGTAACACAAGAAAAAGAGCTCACTTGCATATTACTTACATTGTCAAACTCTGACGAGATATGAGAAAGCTCCCTCATAAACCAGAACTGCTCAACAAGAAAACTACATGATATAATGACTACCAAAGATATTTTTTGTTTAAAATTTTGAAATGGTCAGCGGTTATTGGCATAATAGAACACATCGTTTTAATTAATTGCATATATCCTATATCATCTTTGCATGAAACACTAAAAATGTTAAATCAGCATCCCTGGTCTACTGGCAAATCCCCAACTGAGGTACAATAGACAGCAACCCTGGTTAAAAGCACATTTTGGAGTATAGTAGACAGTAGTGCTGAGAAGGGCCAAGCAGGAACACCGAGAACTTAATTACATGTAGAGAGGAAAAAATAGCAGACCGTTAGCATTGAGCATTCTGAATAGAAATAGTTAATAGTGGCTGTAGAAGCAAGCTACGTGTCTAATGTGGACCATATCAGAATTAAGAGAAAGGCCTTCTAGTTTCAACCTAGAAATATACGCTCGCAGCAGACCATTGATCTTTGCACTCGGTTCTTCCAAGCTTTCTTTCACATGTATTGGCACACGATCCAAAAGCTTTGCCAGTTCCATTCTTTATCAAGCATGGTACCTACATAAAAATGTGACTGACATGGTAGTACTGGAGTTGGTAAGGTGTGCGTTGAGAACATATAAAATAGCGAGGTAGGACCTAGGATAGAAAATTTCTTACAAAAATAATATGTTCCTTAAAAAGGCTATGCTACTTAGCTTTTAGAAACTATTTTTACCACACAAAGGAGATACAATGGTAAAGAAGTTAATTTAATTAGAGCATGAGAACAAGCATGAGAACAAATTGCCATCACGAATGATCTTGTTGGCTTAACTATTCTGTAGTCAGGTGGTGAACATCTCAATATAGGGTCAAGCAGCCAGTACGGATATGTAAATTACCAGTTAAGATCCATAGTCCACGCCACCATAATAGTTCATACTATCTCAAGTGGGTGAGACCAAATCCTTTTTATCCCAAGCTGAATCTGACTCAAACATGAAAACTTGTAAACAGAGAAAAAAGGCATTCATTTGAAGGTCTGCTCTGCAAGTCAGTATGATCATACTAATGAAATTACTCATCAGAAATTAAATTGAAGTGGTTAACCATCAAAATAACCAGAAAGCGTGGTCATGCACCAAATTCAAGCGCTTAATCATTAAGCAACAAATAGGAAGTGAATGTAGAGGATACATAAAATAACAAGGAAAATAATATTGTCGCGTACACCTCCTCGGGGCCAGAACACGAGCAGCACCCGCGACGGCGGAAGGGTGAGGATGGTGGGCGACCGTGACAACATTGACGAGCGCCGAGCTGGCCATGACCATGAGCGCGACGACCTTGGCGCGCGTGAGGCGGCGGCGCTGCATCTTGGCGGGTAGCACAGAGTAAACCTGCGCCACGTGTAGCTCCTTCCCGGAGCGACCAGGATCGACGCACTCCGGCGTAGCCGAGCAGGCGCGTGGGAGACATCGGCCAGGGAAGGCGCACTCTAGGTTCGGTGGCGGCTCCGGTGGGCGGAGCGACGGAAGGGGCGACGTGGGAGGGTTAGCTTGGAAGGGAGAGGAACGTGGGAGGGTTAGCTTGGAAGGATTGGGTCCGACCGAGAGCTCTACTGTGCACGGCGAGCACGTCGAAGTCGCCGCGGCGGATCTTCTCGGGGTCAACCACGGGGTACAGGAAGCCACGCGCGTCATGCGCGCTCCGCACCACCAGCGCGGCGTCGGGCACCATGTGCCTTCCGAGGTGCTCGACGACGCGCGCCTTCTCCTCGGCAGCCATGCCCACGAGCGCCGCTAGGAAGACGACGTCGTAGGCGGCCAGTTCCCGGGTGACGTGGGCGACGTCGGAGGTGCGAAACGCCATGCGCGCGGCGAGCGCGGCGTCGGCGCACATGGTCGTTGGCGTCCCCGCAGATGTAGTTGTCGAAGGCGGCGGTAGGGAGGTAGCGTGAGGCGATCACGAGGGAGTTGTGCGGGAGCGGGCTGGAGCCGACGAAGGCGACGCGGGAGGGGGGCGGGCCCGGGACGTGGCGCACCAGCACGCCGTGCTCGAGCTGGCTCAGCAGGaggtagggatggcaatgggtcgggtTCGGATCGGGTAGAGTAAATACCCGCCCGCGATCATACCCGCGGGGATTATCCATATCCGCCCATGACTATACCCACGGGTAAAATTTTGTACCCatgcccgtacccatcgggtatcgggcggaTATCGGGTATCCGTCGGGTATAGCAGCTTGGTGCATTCTCTCTAAATGAAGTCTAGTGCTGTTCTGAGCGTCGCACATCGCCATGATCACCGGACGCACATAATATTGTTGCATAGTGCAGTCGTGTAGATGTAGCCGTGGACATGTGTTGCTAATGTTTTTTTGTTAATAAACTTCCAACTCATCAAAATCGGAGAGTAGCTAGCATAGTCGTCTGGTGTATTAACACTCTCTTAGCTCAAGTACTTGTATTAGATAGCACTAGTACTACGTACTGGCACTTTATCAAACGTACTGGCACTAGTACTAGAACCAGATCAGAAGCATCGGCATGCAGGGAGGGATGGCAGTATGATGAGCTGTCGAGGGTGGCGGCTAGCTAGCGTACTGGTAGGTTGAAAATCTAAAATCACTATTTTCGGATATCCGTCGGGTACCCGCGGGTAAAAAATCAAATCCGTACCCGACCCGTAATAAAATCGGGTCGGGTACGGGTAAGACCCACGGGTCAAATTTCGTGCCCGAACCCGTACCTGACGGGTcggatatccgacggatatccgaacccgcgggtaaaattgccatccctagcaGGAGGTAGTTGGTGAAGTAGGGGAAGAGCGGCAGGTGGTCCAGCGGGTTGTCGAAGGCGGCCAGCAAGTCGGAGTAGTGCGCCTCCAGCACTGCCCTAGCACGCGTGGGGGCGTGAGCGCCAGCGAACGCAGCCACTCGACGACTATGCTGAATCAAAGAAGACATTCAGGTCCGGCACATCGCCACGGGTCGCATGGGCGCTGGCTGAAGCTCCGTGGAGTGCGGGGAGGCGCTCAATCTGGGTCAGGTTTTAATAACTTAGATTATCAGTAGGCTTTGGAATTTTATCATCAGACCAATAAATCATAGACACaagtggactcataaatcataaaAGCATTATAATACCAAGGAGATAATGGACCGATAAATTATGGACATATTGCATAATAGCATGGAGACAACAAAAAATCCATCTCCAgaaaatttggtggagttgatggAGCAGATTACAAGGTACCTTTAGAAAATATTTAAATAAGTCATCTTacttattatttagattaaaaaaaTTTTAAAACTATTTAAGTTGTAGATATAACCTAGAGCTATACCAAACTCTCTCTGAGTGTGTAGAGAATAAAAAACAAAATTAAAGTGAATAAAAGTTAAATTACTATTTTAGAAAAACCTATATTTATaagtatctctactacttattaaggcggtaaggggtaggctgtcattccgtgttctgtcattctcattcccccctccccgcactgtctttctcattcttccCTTCCCGTAAAGCCCATTCCCggctgtcattccgtgttctgtcaGTGTTCTACCATTCCCATTACCCTCTccccgcactgtctttctcattaccccctccccgcaaatcccattctcattcccacgtgcatctcacgtctagctaaaattaaattaaattaaaaaaacacaaaatGTGGTCCAATGGGATTCGAACCTGCAACCTCTCAAACAAATGTGCtcatagctaccactacaccacatgtgtgtttatgtcaatatctgttacagtaaaaatatctactacatctctcccaaagcccacctgctacctttgcacaatatgtagtagtagataattatcaacgagatttctgaattatatttttggatgaaaagagtagtatttaaaaagcagccttgcatgcaatttcttttgtttgaataatgcttTCAACTTAAAttttttttatatgtgtgacatttattctccgtaatattttttccatggatctgacttgtgagtcattttcataaaccaacgccaaagatgaatccatgtttcttacttggaaaccccaaacaaacaccactggcaggaggcgctcgcgttggcgtcgctcatcgatgacgagaagaagtttggtgactagggatggcaattttacccgcgggttcgGATATCCGACCCGTCAGGTACGGGTTCGGGCACGAAATTTGACCCGTGGGTCTTACCCGTACCCGACCCGATTTTATTACGGGTCGGGTACGGATTTGATTTTTTACCCGCGGGTACCCGACGGATATCCGAAAATAGTGATTTTAGATTTTCAACCTACCAGTACGCTAGCTAGCCGCCACCCTCGACAGCTCATCATACTGCCATCCCTCCCTGCATGCCGATGCTTCTGATCTGGTTCTAGTACTAGTGCCAGTACGTTTGATAAAGTGCCAGTACGTAGTACTAGTGCTATCTAATACAAGTACTTGAGCTAAGAGAGTGTTAATACACCAGACGACTATGCTAGCTACTCTCCGATTTTGATGAGTTGGAAGTTTATTAACAAAAAAACATTAGCAACACATGTCCACGGCTACATCTACACGACTGCACTATGCAACAATATTATGTGCGTCCGGTGATCATGGCGATGTGCGACGCTCAGAACAGCACTAGACTTCATTTAGAGAGAATGCACCAAGCTGCTATACCCGACGGATACCCGATAtccgcccgatacccgatgggtacgggcatGGGTACAAAATTTTACCCGTGGGTATAGTCATGGGCGGATATGGATAATCCCCGCGGGTATGATCGCGGGCGGGTATTTACTCTACCCGATCCGAacccgacccattgccatccctattggtgactgccagttcgacctctggagcagtactacgtggccgcatgcgtcgctgtgttcggcaagctccggcgcagtcaccgcttggacgcggtccagagcggctgcaccgcggtgtccatcttcaaatagagggacctcatggtcgtcgccaacgccggTGACTCTCGGGTTATTTtggacaccgcatccgacaacgacgtcgtcacaccgtccagctcatcatccacctgaagctcaacctcccacgtaagtcactactgaccggccatgaattcttgtgcgctgagaTGACAGTCGTtgatgacgttgtgtgagtgtcctcgaacaagatttatgtagaggagtagcacatcttgtggtgcaacggctaggtgtactacctcgctgatgagcccggggtgcacttcgtttgacagtccagccaagagtcatcggtactcgacatgtcgtgcgcgttcgacATTAtatacacattttgtatataagttattatattattatatgttcccgttgcaacgcacgggtactcacctagttATTACAGAAAGCCATATCACTCCAAAGCCCATCCATATCTCTCCCGGCTTTTCACACATCCGAGCAGCCCACAGAGCCCGACTGAGGCCCAGACCAGTCCGCTCCAAAGCCCATTCTACTCGACCCCACCACATCGATCGGTCCATACCAAGACACAGCTGACGCCGCTACCCGTTCCCGTCCTCTTTCCGCCGCCTGCCCAGACACCACAGAGCAATGCCCGGCGGCCGAAAGCGTCCGGCCCCGTTCGCCGGTTTCTCCCCATTCGCTCGCTCCCTCATCTTCTCCGCCGCCACGTCAAGCTGTCCAAAATCGCGTCCTCTCCCCGACGCTTCCACCGCCGCCGAAACCCCTCGCCAAGGTACGCCTCCGCTCGTCCCGGACCGAGTTACCCCTACTAGCCCATTGCTCGAATCACGCCACTCAATGCACGCCTCGCTTGCTTGCCAGACGACATGCCGCGGCCGCCGTCCAAGCGCGTGAAGCGAGCCGAGCCCTCCAGCGACGAGGTGGAGGACCGCGGCAGCAGCGGAAGCGAAGAGGAGAGCTTCAGCACCAGCGGCAGCGACAGCGATGACGGGGAGGAGTCCTCGGAGGAGGTGACCGCCTACCTGGAACTTGTAGCTTTTCTCTCACCAGGAATTCTTTGCCCTCCCTCCATCTCCTAAATTGGATGCGAGGCCTGGTACTTGCAGCTCGAGACGGTGCAAGCGGACTTCGCCTTCTTCGACCCCAAGCCGAGCGACTTCCATGGCGCCAGGCTGCTGCTCAAGACGTACCTCGACTCTAAGCCCTGGGACCTCACCGGCTTCGCTGATCTCATCCTCGCGCAGACCACTGTAGGCACGGTTGTCAAGTTGGCCGATGACGAGGAGGAGGAAGGGGAAGGGAACGGTGTTCAGAAGGCCAATTCTAGTACTAACAATGACGACGATGATCTGTTTGGTCTCATTAGCGTGCTCAATTTGGGACAACACGCCGTATGATTCGCACATCCACGCTCTCCATTTAGAAACAAGCTGTTCGATTTTGATCTGTGGATGCTCATGCTACCTCTCTTTGTTGCTGTTGATTTGCAGGAGCAAAAATGCATTAAGGATCTTAAGGAGTATCTGCTTGATGTCTGTCCCGACAAAGGTACTAAGAAGCAGCTCAGATCTCTGCTTGAAGAGAAAGCGTCGAGCGTGGGCCTGCTGGTGTGTCGCCGCTTTGTGAATTTCCCTTATGAACTCGTGCCTAAGCTGTATGACGCGCTCTTTGACGAGGTTTCCTGGGCAACAGAAGATGAGGTGATTTTATGTTCTGAAGCACATTATTTTCTGTATATTTTTACTTGGATAATGAACTTGCAACTGCGTCTGCATGGGTTAAGCCAACACAAGAACTCCAGGACTCCTTCCGGTTCAAGCACTACCTGTTAATCGTCAGAATGCTTGAGGTGAGAAACATATTCTGTTCCCCTTTCTATTGCTATTAGAAGGGCAACCCAGGTGCACTGGTGAGAGTTATCTCATTGAGTTACCAGGTCGGTTTGAAGCAGCCTCTCTGCATTTGCGATTAATAATATTTCAATGTGTGTGTCCCCTTGTATGTGAATGAGTATTCATTTTTTGTGGATTGCTTTGGTCATTACTCGTTGATTGCTGCGTGCAGAGGAAGACCCCTCCAAAACATAAATCAAAGGCGAACAAAGATGATGACGAACCTATTATCTATCCAAAGTTTGAGGATGAAATTTTTCACGAGGTATTGAAGCATGCTATTCATGTATTCGTTGTTTGTATTTCTTTTATTGGTGCTAACAAATTCTTTCTTCTTCAGCTTAGCTCATGGTCTTTCACTTTTCCAATACGTTCTGAAGAGTCAGCTCAGCAGGAGGTCAGTTGCATTCTGTCATTTGTTGCTTTGTGATACTGAAACATGTGATGCGGACTGGTTCTATTTGGATTGCATGACATCACTCATATAAACGCCCTTAAAAAACTGGAGAAAATACTATTGTTATAGCCCCCTTCCTGATAACTACATATATGTAATCTGACTCCAGAATAATCTGCCATTGGTACCGTGGCTGAATGTTTCAAGTTACCTGTTTGTTGCCTAAACTGAACCTTGTGGCTCTTGATGCAGATGAAGAATTACAAGGAGATGGGCTTAGTGATGGCAATTAAAGCAGGCACAGTTCCGAAGTTCAGAAAGAAGCTGGGGGATTTGGTGTCCGAATAGGAGCGTAATTGACCGATGTGGAATTTTGCTGCTGTCCACGTGGTTTGAACATTTCCACATTCAGCTTGTTGTCTGTAACGATGTGATTCTGACTGGAGCTTGAATGGTGGCAATGGTATTGACATTGTCGTTGATTTGCAACAAGGATTCTGTTCGTGAACTAATCAAGTAAAGAGATTTTGAGCTGTGTTTGTCCTAAGGCATGTCTTGTAGTGGACTAGTGGTAGATAAGCACAGCCACACCCTAGTGTAACTGAAGTGGGCACTAGGCAGAACGCCAGGGATGGGAGTTGAAGAGTGCTGGCCTCCTGATCATCATGGATGATAACATCTTCAGGAAAGTATCAGCATGAAGAGATGTTTTCAGACTGAAACTGCAGGCATGGGCAGGTGGAACGACTTGTGATCACAAGTTCTTGAACGCAGACATGTTTGTTTCGGTTTATTTCCAGCTTCTGGCCGCTAGAAGCTGTTGCGGACTGACAAATGTCTAGTTTTTTCAGTTTGTTTTGTGAGAATCGCTTTTATAAAAACTGTCCAAAATCAACGTGAACATAGAATTGATAAATCTGTCACTTTCTAAATCCTAAAGCCCATTGACATCATCTTTTCTTGCACGTAATCCACACGGTACTTATTATCTGTACAACCAGATTATCAAAAAGGTTCGGTTCGAAAAAAGTTGAAACAAATATGCCAATAAGAGAGCTTTCCAGGGTGTTAGCCTGGCCAATAGGCTTATTCGACAAGTGTTCAGCATCAACAAAGTTCAAGTTCCCCTCAGACTTGAAGCTGGGCGTCATTGGTCTGGTCATTGGTCTGTCTATTCGTTTGGTTTTAATCTATATCGATTTTA is a genomic window of Zea mays cultivar B73 chromosome 5, Zm-B73-REFERENCE-NAM-5.0, whole genome shotgun sequence containing:
- the LOC100216842 gene encoding putative ARF GTPase-activating domain family protein, encoding MAAAAAAAAFDAYTDKNAIFRRLKAKPENKMCFDCNAKNPTWASVTYGIFLCLDCSAVHRSLGVHITFVRSTNLDSWTPDQLKMMAFGGNNRAHAFFKQHGWTDGGKVEAKYTSRAAELYRQMLNKEVAKSAITDNALPSSPVTASEASKPSDDFPEFKLSDAPAPPAENLNGKHEPKSPKAAPRSPKAATHPTFATSVKKPIGAKKVGGKTGGLGVRKLTTKPNESLYEQKPEEPKPAIPALTAPTAKGGPSLHSRFEYVDNEQSSVSRTGGSGSRVTGHVAPPKSSDFFQEYGMGNGFQKKSSNASKAQIEETDEARKKFSNAKAISSSQFFGTQNREEKEAQLSLQKFAGSSSISSSDLFGRTNVDDSNLDLSAADLINRISFQASQDLSSLKDIAGETGKKLTSFASNFISDLDRIL
- the LOC100277804 gene encoding Protein BCCIP homolog, translating into MPGGRKRPAPFAGFSPFARSLIFSAATSSCPKSRPLPDASTAAETPRQDDMPRPPSKRVKRAEPSSDEVEDRGSSGSEEESFSTSGSDSDDGEESSEELETVQADFAFFDPKPSDFHGARLLLKTYLDSKPWDLTGFADLILAQTTVGTVVKLADDEEEEGEGNGVQKANSSTNNDDDDLFGLISVLNLGQHAEQKCIKDLKEYLLDVCPDKGTKKQLRSLLEEKASSVGLLVCRRFVNFPYELVPKLYDALFDEVSWATEDEPTQELQDSFRFKHYLLIVRMLERKTPPKHKSKANKDDDEPIIYPKFEDEIFHELSSWSFTFPIRSEESAQQEMKNYKEMGLVMAIKAGTVPKFRKKLGDLVSE